One stretch of Actinacidiphila sp. DG2A-62 DNA includes these proteins:
- a CDS encoding TetR/AcrR family transcriptional regulator produces the protein MTAIEQTQARPRGTRLPRRARREQLLGAAQEVFVAQGYHAAAMDDIAERAGVSKPVLYQHFPGKLELYLALLDQHCESLLHSVRTALASTTDNKKRVEATMDAYFAYVEDEGGAFRLVFESDLTNEPAVRERVDKVSLECAEAISEVIAEDTGLAKEQSMLLAVGLGGVSQVVARHWLASGSDVPRDTAVQLLTSLAWRGIAGFPLHGAEGHH, from the coding sequence GTGACAGCCATCGAGCAGACTCAGGCGCGGCCGCGCGGCACCCGTCTGCCCCGCAGGGCCCGGCGTGAGCAGCTGCTGGGCGCGGCGCAGGAGGTCTTCGTCGCCCAGGGCTACCACGCGGCCGCGATGGACGACATCGCCGAGCGCGCGGGGGTCAGCAAGCCGGTGCTCTACCAGCACTTCCCCGGCAAGCTGGAGCTGTATCTCGCGCTGCTCGACCAGCACTGCGAGTCGCTGCTGCACTCGGTCCGCACGGCGCTGGCGTCCACCACGGACAACAAGAAGCGCGTCGAGGCGACCATGGACGCCTACTTCGCCTACGTCGAGGACGAGGGCGGCGCCTTCCGGCTGGTCTTCGAGTCGGACCTGACCAACGAGCCGGCTGTGCGCGAGCGGGTCGACAAAGTCTCGCTGGAGTGCGCGGAGGCGATCAGCGAGGTGATCGCCGAGGACACCGGGCTGGCCAAGGAGCAGTCGATGCTGCTGGCCGTCGGCCTGGGCGGGGTCTCGCAGGTGGTCGCGCGCCACTGGCTCGCCTCGGGCAGCGACGTGCCCCGCGACACCGCGGTGCAGCTGCTGACCTCGCTGGCCTGGCGCGGCATCGCGGGCTTCCCGCTGCACGGCGCGGAGGGCCACCACTGA
- a CDS encoding alpha/beta fold hydrolase, which produces MPSAGSPSSHPTAAEQAAVAPATVPPGPALAAGESARTVRLPGLSLLVRSLDAGPADAGRLREGRAGREPALFVHGLGGSSQNWSALMAALADTVAGEALDLPGFGHSPPPDDGNFSLAAHARAVVRLLDAERRGPVHLFGNSMGGAVAVKVAAARPDLVRTLTLVSPALPEVPPQRTAWPTALAAVPGLPRLYLRATRDWSVERRTAALLELCYGDPSVVGEPARRAAVEEYRRRAELPYFWDVMVRSTRGIVNAYTLGGQHALWRQAERVLAPTLLVYGGRDKLVSVKTSRRAARAFRDVRMLTIPDSGHVAMMENPELVARAFHDLLHELAHRDARGGDGAAGTGTGAGAGMSAGAGTSTSVGTGTDEDPGTDPGPTSAAATGS; this is translated from the coding sequence ATGCCCTCGGCCGGATCCCCCTCATCCCACCCGACCGCGGCGGAGCAGGCGGCCGTGGCCCCCGCGACCGTGCCGCCGGGACCGGCGCTCGCGGCCGGGGAATCGGCCCGTACGGTACGGCTGCCGGGTCTGAGCCTGCTGGTCCGCTCGCTGGACGCCGGACCCGCCGACGCCGGCCGGCTGCGGGAGGGCCGGGCCGGACGCGAGCCCGCGCTGTTCGTGCACGGCCTCGGCGGCTCCTCGCAGAACTGGTCGGCGCTGATGGCGGCGCTGGCCGACACCGTCGCGGGCGAGGCCCTCGACCTGCCCGGGTTCGGGCACTCGCCGCCGCCGGACGACGGGAACTTCTCCCTCGCCGCGCACGCCCGCGCCGTGGTGCGGCTGCTGGACGCCGAGCGCCGCGGCCCGGTGCACCTGTTCGGCAACTCGATGGGCGGCGCGGTCGCCGTGAAGGTCGCCGCGGCCCGCCCGGATCTCGTCAGGACGCTCACCCTGGTCTCGCCCGCGCTCCCCGAGGTGCCGCCGCAGCGCACCGCCTGGCCGACCGCGCTCGCCGCGGTGCCGGGACTGCCGCGGCTGTATCTGCGGGCCACCCGCGACTGGAGCGTGGAGCGGCGCACCGCGGCGCTGCTTGAGCTGTGTTACGGCGATCCGTCGGTGGTAGGCGAGCCGGCCCGGCGCGCGGCGGTCGAGGAGTACCGGCGGCGCGCGGAGCTGCCGTACTTCTGGGACGTGATGGTCCGCTCCACCCGCGGCATCGTCAACGCGTACACCCTCGGCGGCCAGCACGCGCTGTGGCGGCAGGCCGAGCGGGTGCTGGCGCCGACGCTGCTGGTCTACGGCGGCCGCGACAAGCTGGTGTCGGTGAAGACCTCCCGCCGGGCCGCCCGCGCCTTCCGGGACGTCCGGATGCTGACCATCCCCGACAGCGGCCACGTGGCCATGATGGAGAATCCGGAGCTGGTCGCCCGCGCCTTCCACGACCTGCTCCACGAACTCGCGCACCGCGACGCGCGCGGTGGGGACGGCGCGGCGGGCACGGGAACGGGCGCGGGCGCGGGCATGAGCGCAGGCGCGGGCACGAGCACGAGCGTGGGCACGGGGACCGACGAGGACCCGGGCACGGACCCGGGTCCCACGAGCGCTGCGGCGACCGGGAGCTGA
- a CDS encoding DUF3152 domain-containing protein — MPPWPDVPGAPGGTGGFDTHGAPGAPGGPGGFGAPTAPTGPTAPSGPGALGTPGTGRRRRGDSPDDTGGFAVVRPRDGSGRPTPHPEHREHSAWGGSGGWAGQVLGRPGRMPAGPGPSLDPVEEWAEDWAPYDAATLMRSVRNGTTGSLPVAGGTGPGLPGLPPTRITTPGGRIPRPRQEFLDAFDAPAAPRPAHPAGTAHAEDRHPADPRPAPPHAADPAADPAGGGPSAADRPGRGKTAASGGKGRTLSGVAAAAVVTVLAVVVAGQAAQDRHHPAKDTGTGADDNAPRADDGASRSQERTADPLPSATATAAATSPVTAADYTRLMAQRFPLPADLSLSGAFTTVPGHQAAPGRGKVMRFRVDVEKGLPLDARLFSDAVFATLNDPRSWGHGGTMTFERVSSGPADIVITLASPGTTAKWCAKSGLDTTVDNVSCDAASTPRTMINAYRWAQGAATYGPDRMHAYRQMLINHEVGHRLGHDHVGCPRQGAPAPVMMQQTKFLSLDGGPTCKPNPWPFP; from the coding sequence GTGCCGCCCTGGCCGGACGTACCGGGCGCACCCGGCGGCACCGGCGGCTTCGACACACACGGCGCCCCGGGCGCACCCGGCGGCCCCGGCGGCTTCGGCGCGCCCACCGCCCCGACCGGTCCCACCGCCCCGAGCGGCCCCGGCGCCCTCGGCACCCCCGGCACCGGGCGCCGCCGCCGCGGCGACTCGCCCGACGACACCGGCGGCTTCGCGGTGGTCCGCCCGCGCGACGGCTCCGGCCGCCCGACGCCGCACCCCGAGCACCGTGAGCACTCCGCGTGGGGCGGCTCCGGCGGCTGGGCGGGGCAGGTGCTCGGCAGGCCCGGCCGGATGCCCGCCGGGCCCGGCCCGTCCCTCGACCCGGTCGAGGAGTGGGCCGAGGACTGGGCGCCCTACGACGCGGCGACGCTGATGCGCTCGGTCAGGAACGGCACCACCGGCAGCCTGCCCGTCGCCGGCGGCACCGGCCCCGGACTGCCCGGCCTGCCGCCCACCCGGATCACCACGCCGGGCGGCCGGATCCCGCGGCCCCGGCAGGAGTTCCTGGACGCCTTCGACGCGCCGGCCGCGCCGCGCCCGGCCCACCCGGCGGGGACCGCGCACGCCGAGGACCGGCACCCGGCGGACCCGCGCCCCGCCCCACCGCACGCCGCCGACCCCGCCGCCGATCCCGCCGGCGGCGGTCCTTCCGCCGCGGACCGGCCCGGCCGGGGGAAGACCGCGGCCTCCGGCGGCAAGGGCCGCACCCTCAGCGGCGTGGCCGCCGCTGCCGTGGTCACCGTGCTCGCCGTGGTCGTGGCGGGACAGGCCGCGCAGGACCGGCACCACCCCGCGAAGGACACCGGCACCGGCGCGGACGACAACGCGCCCCGCGCCGACGACGGCGCCTCCCGCTCCCAGGAGCGCACCGCCGACCCGCTGCCGTCCGCGACCGCGACCGCCGCCGCCACCTCGCCGGTGACCGCCGCCGACTACACCCGGCTGATGGCGCAGCGCTTCCCGCTGCCCGCCGACCTGAGCCTGTCCGGCGCGTTCACCACCGTGCCGGGGCACCAGGCCGCGCCCGGCCGCGGCAAGGTGATGCGGTTCCGGGTCGACGTGGAGAAGGGACTGCCGCTGGACGCCCGGCTGTTCAGCGACGCCGTCTTCGCGACCCTGAACGACCCGCGCAGCTGGGGCCACGGCGGCACGATGACCTTCGAGCGGGTCTCCAGCGGGCCGGCCGACATCGTCATCACCCTGGCCAGCCCCGGCACCACCGCCAAGTGGTGTGCGAAGTCCGGCCTGGACACCACCGTCGACAACGTCTCCTGCGACGCCGCGTCCACCCCGCGCACCATGATCAACGCGTACCGCTGGGCGCAGGGCGCGGCGACCTACGGTCCGGACCGGATGCACGCCTACCGCCAGATGCTGATCAACCACGAGGTCGGCCACCGCCTCGGCCACGACCACGTCGGCTGTCCCCGGCAGGGCGCGCCCGCGCCGGTGATGATGCAGCAGACGAAGTTCCTGTCGCTGGACGGCGGCCCCACCTGCAAGCCCAACCCCTGGCCGTTCCCGTAG
- a CDS encoding Ms4533A family Cys-rich leader peptide produces MSQRLVSPTLRVSIELALIGVTAHSVADVHCR; encoded by the coding sequence ATGTCGCAGCGCCTCGTCAGCCCCACCTTGCGCGTCAGCATCGAGCTGGCGCTCATCGGCGTGACCGCGCACAGCGTCGCCGACGTGCACTGTCGGTGA
- a CDS encoding ABC transporter substrate-binding protein encodes MRHLSAPSRRLGAIAIGLALAGGAVACGPKSGDDAKSGGGDGAPHKGGTLYVLNNQAQEDFDPARLYTSGGGNIPSLVYRTLTTRNRANGAAGSKVVPDLATNTGEPSANATVWTYHLKDGLTYQDGSPITTADIKYDIERSFAPELSGGAPYLRDWLVGAANYQGPYKDPKGLASIQTPDAKTIVFHLNKPEGEFPLLATQTSFAPVPKAKDTGTKYAEHPVSSGPYVVVSNQNNGEHIVLKRNPHWSPATDSQRKAYPDVIDVQSGLDQAVINQRLASGVGKDADAITTDTNLGPAELAKITGDKALASRVGTGHFGYTDYIAFNPKVKPFDDIRVREAIAYAINRTTVINAQGGSSLNEPATTFLPPQASFGYTPYDPFPAGPTGNPAKAKELLKQAGYPHGLTVSLTHDVTKGDEQGPEVATAIQEALKAAGITVKLDGEEHNAFSDKVHNVSTEPGFFLAGWGADWPSGGPFLGPIFDGRQIVKDGDNFNNAQLNDPSVNSEIDAINKITDLKAAAVRWGALDKKIGAQALTVPLYHPVYKRLFGKNIKNVVISDWTGVLDASQVAVK; translated from the coding sequence ATGCGTCACTTGTCCGCCCCGTCCCGCCGTCTGGGCGCGATCGCCATAGGTCTGGCCCTTGCCGGAGGGGCCGTCGCCTGCGGCCCCAAGAGCGGCGACGACGCGAAGTCCGGGGGCGGCGACGGCGCGCCGCACAAGGGCGGCACCCTCTACGTGCTCAACAACCAGGCGCAGGAGGACTTCGACCCGGCGCGCCTCTACACCTCCGGCGGCGGCAACATCCCCTCGCTGGTCTACCGGACCCTGACCACCCGCAACCGCGCGAACGGCGCGGCCGGCTCCAAGGTCGTCCCGGACCTCGCCACGAACACCGGCGAGCCCAGCGCGAACGCGACCGTGTGGACGTACCACCTCAAGGACGGCCTGACCTACCAGGACGGCAGCCCGATCACCACCGCCGACATCAAGTACGACATCGAGCGCTCCTTCGCGCCCGAACTCTCCGGCGGCGCCCCCTACCTGCGGGACTGGCTGGTCGGCGCGGCAAACTACCAGGGCCCGTACAAGGACCCGAAGGGCCTGGCCTCGATCCAGACGCCGGACGCGAAGACCATCGTCTTCCACCTGAACAAGCCCGAGGGCGAGTTCCCGCTGCTGGCCACCCAGACGTCCTTCGCCCCGGTGCCCAAGGCCAAGGACACCGGCACCAAGTACGCCGAGCACCCGGTCTCCTCCGGCCCGTACGTCGTGGTCAGCAACCAGAACAACGGCGAGCACATCGTGCTCAAGCGCAACCCGCACTGGTCGCCGGCCACCGACTCGCAGCGCAAGGCGTACCCCGACGTCATCGACGTGCAGTCGGGGCTGGACCAGGCCGTGATCAACCAGCGGCTGGCCTCCGGCGTCGGCAAGGACGCGGACGCGATCACCACCGACACCAACCTCGGCCCGGCCGAACTCGCCAAGATCACCGGCGACAAGGCCCTGGCCTCGCGGGTCGGCACCGGCCACTTCGGCTACACCGACTACATCGCCTTCAACCCCAAGGTGAAGCCGTTCGACGACATCCGGGTGCGCGAGGCCATCGCCTACGCGATCAACCGCACCACCGTCATCAACGCGCAGGGCGGCTCCTCGCTCAACGAGCCCGCCACCACCTTCCTGCCCCCGCAGGCGTCCTTCGGCTACACGCCCTACGACCCGTTCCCGGCCGGCCCGACCGGCAACCCGGCCAAGGCCAAGGAACTGCTGAAGCAGGCCGGTTACCCCCACGGACTGACCGTCAGCCTCACCCACGACGTCACCAAGGGCGACGAGCAGGGCCCGGAGGTCGCCACCGCCATCCAGGAGGCCCTGAAGGCCGCCGGCATCACCGTCAAGCTCGACGGCGAGGAGCACAACGCCTTCAGCGACAAGGTCCACAACGTCTCCACCGAGCCCGGCTTCTTCCTGGCCGGCTGGGGCGCCGACTGGCCGTCCGGCGGCCCGTTCCTCGGCCCGATCTTCGACGGCCGGCAGATCGTCAAGGACGGCGACAACTTCAACAACGCCCAGCTCAACGACCCTTCGGTGAACAGCGAGATCGACGCGATCAACAAGATCACCGACCTGAAGGCCGCCGCGGTCCGCTGGGGGGCGCTGGACAAGAAGATCGGCGCCCAGGCGCTGACCGTGCCGCTCTACCACCCGGTCTACAAGCGGCTGTTCGGCAAGAACATCAAGAACGTCGTGATCAGCGACTGGACCGGTGTGCTCGACGCCTCCCAGGTCGCGGTGAAGTGA